The Desmodus rotundus isolate HL8 chromosome 2, HLdesRot8A.1, whole genome shotgun sequence region CTCCTAGCAGCCCCCACTTTTGGTTCTGTTCTAACTTGCTTGCCCATGTCCCCACCATCAGAATGCTCGCTCTCAGGCTCCCGCAAATTTATCCTCTGCCAGCCCACTGTGCGTCCACCTGGCACCCAGGCCccgggtggggggcaggagcagggtgcCAGAGGGGAAGTTGTTACAAGATGCAGACGGGAAGGGGGACAGAGATTGCAGGGTCCTTCCAGCAGCCCAGAGACAGTATCTCAGGATTCCAGCTTTCtagaaaatttaatatttgaatgtacaaatggaaatagaataaatatttcatcatttCACCCTGCGCAGCTGTGACACCTCTGGACCCCTGCGCATGTTCAGGGTAGATTTCAGAAGCTTGGGAAGGAGATGGAGCACCCGAGGCCATGGGCCTCACCCTGCCACGTCCTGGCTGCCGGGCTCAGCATAAGGGCCCCATGTGTCCACCCTTCGGACAGCATGTGCTCGCCGTCCACGGCTGTTTGCCCAGGTGTCCCTTTAGTCAGGGCTCCCAGTtagaggggacagggtggggccgaCCCACGTGTCTGGTGGCATCCCCACCAGTGGCAGCAGGATGAGGCCTCGGAAACAGCtcctggggaagggtggggcccGAGGACAGCAGCCTGCCTGCCAGGTCCCTCCCCGCCACACCCCTGCCAGCAAGGGGAGCAGTGCAGGGGGCTTCTCAGACAACTGTGCCACCTCATCCGTGCACGTTGCAGTGACAATTACATGCGCACGGGCAGCCACCTGGACAATGGTGTGATGATGGACCAGTTTCTGCATGAACAGGCCAAATCACTGAAGACCTGCTGTGGAACTTTCTAGCACTCTGACCTGGAGAGGAAAGCGACCGCTTCACAGGCCCCCCCAACCTGGCTCTGTGAGGCAGCGGTTGCCCCCCTCCAGCCCGCGCAGGGTCACACTCAGGGCGAAAGGGCAGAACCAAGGGCTCTGCTCTGGGGGCCAACACAGGAGTTACAATGACTGACCCACAGACCCAAATTGCACCAAATCTGCAGGCCTCGCCGGCTCTGCAGCCCCCCTGGGGTGGGAGCTGGTCCCACACCACGCCTGCCCTTGACTCACTGGGAAAACCCTCCTGACTGAGGAAAACCCGCCGTGGGCCTTGCTGGTGGCTGAGACGAGATTTCAGACACTGACAGAAAACCACCAGAGTCCCCAGAAAGCAGCAGTGCCTTTTCGTAGGTGGTGGCAGCTGGAGACACTGAGAACGGGCGCAGCTCCAGGGGCCGCGTGGCACATGCTGTGGCTCTCGAGGTGACGCGCTGTGCCCACATGTGGCCTCTGGGCCTGAGACTATGAGCCGTGACGGTTTGTCTGTCTAGCTGCTggccaggggcaggagggacCCCATGGTGACTTGTGTCCTTAGGGGAACCCAGCAAGTCCACTGTGTGTAAAACAGGTGCAGGGCATGGGGCCTCCAAGGTGCCAGCTTAGTACGCGATCTTCCAGTGCGTGGGCTGCTCGCACGCCTTCTCCTGGTCCCCACAGAACCGGTTGTACGTGGTCTTGGGGTCCAGCCCTAGGATCTCTCTCTCCTCATGAATCCGAAAGGAGAACGTGGAGACAGAGGTGCCGATGAAGAACCTGCAAAGCACCAGCGGAGGTCACCAGAGTCGCACAGAACTGGTCCTGTGCTCAAAGACCCCCAGACAATTGTCCAGCCCCCAGACCCTGGCACTCTGTGGCTGTCATCACAGCTGAGTGGCCAGGGCTGGCAGGATGGAGCAGAAACTGGAGGAGCCCACAGGCCAGGCTTGGGGGGCCTGGCTGAGTCTCAGGTGCTTAGGAGACAGTCCTGCAGGGGGCAGACTCGAGACACCTGCTAGATTCTGGCTCTAACAGGCGAGGGCTCAGAACCACTAGCAAGGCTGTGGTGGTGGGAAGAAATCACCTGCAGCCACCAGCCCCCTCCAGGATGGCAGCCTTGGAACAAAGGCAGAGTCTGCTCCGCAAGACGTCTGCCAGGTTTGGGTCTGTGGAAGGCAAGTAGCAGAAGCACTAAGCTCAAAACATCCACAGAACTCTGTGGGCTGAGGAGACAGGGCTCTCAGGCTCTGGCTCAgaagcctggggggagggggctggccgAGGTACAGGCGGAGTCTCTCAGCCCCAACCCGCCTCCATCCCTGCCATGGCTGAGCCCATGGCCCAACTCCACCTGCTCAGCGGAGGAAAAGGGCCTCCCACCCTGGTGGAGGGCGTCCCTAGGTCTTTCCTACAGCACCCAGTGCGCCCAAGGACAGATGCACGTGCTGACCCGTGGAAGCCAAACACGGGAAGCCACCCAGGGGTCGGAGAACCCTGAGGACAGAAGGAAAACTCGCTATTCcacttttaatttccattttatggcAAGTGTCCTTTCTGGCCTCCTCCCAGCGCCAACGGGCAGAGGAGTCCTCAGAGGGACGCACAGGGAGACCCGGGACCCACTCTCCCTTGGGCAGGCCACCTCCTACAAGGGCTGGTGCTTTCCAACCTGGCACATTCCGGGCCCAGTCTCCAAGGACAGGACCCAGGGTGGGGCTGCTCCTGGCAGCAGGACTGGAAGTGGAGGTGGGCCGCAGTGGCCCACCTTTGACAACATTAGGTAGAAGGCAGGGCTTGGGGGAAGCAACGGGGACAGTGCACGACAGGTCAAAGGAATGAGACCCTGAACCACCCAAGGACAACTGAGCTGAACGTGACCGGAGACTTAACAGTGGCGCAGACATGGGGCAGCGTCCAACGAGGGCACAGAACTCTGTCTTGTCAGGGACTCAAGACCTGTGAACCTCGTGAAACGCAACACAAGCGCCCTCAACTCAGAGCACCTGGCGTGCGAGCAGATCCACTGATCGATGATGGCCACACCCCCGTCTTTGTAGAGCTCCAGCTCCTCCCACGTGGGCTCGAACCTCACCATCTCGGGTAACAGCTTTTTCAGCTCCTCGTATTCTGCAAGTTAAACAGAGAGGACACTGAGCAGGTGCCAACAGGTGTCTGCCCACCAGGGTGACACACATACTCTGTGACATGCTAATTCCTCGGGAACTGGCTAAAGAGGCAAAGAGGACAAACCCACAAACTCAGGGTGCCCCTCCTAGCATCAAGGGTCAGTGTGCACGCCCAGGTCCGCCCAGAACGCAACCAGGGCCAGAAGAGGCAGACGGGAGCCGGCGCAGCTCACCCGTCCTGACGGCGTCTGTGGCCACAAACACTCTGTGCAGCCCGTGGCTCTCCATGAGGCTGCGGATCCTCTTCACAGCGCCGCCCAGACTGGGCACGTCCTCCCTGTGGCCCCAGATGAAGTCTTTCCGTCTCAGGTGGACGCCGAGGTACGGGCCCCCCAGCGAGGAGCCCAGCCTGACCTGGCAGAGGAGGACCGAGACACGATGAGGCGGACCTACGAGCTGTGTCAGCGTGCAGGTGCTGGCACTCGGGGGGCGCAGAGCGGACGCACGGTCCACACTCGGCGTCCTCCACTGTGCATCTCCCTGAGGTGCTCAGGGGAACAGGGTGTCTTTGGAAGGCGGCGTCACTAATTATCATACCCTTTGATCTGAGTGTAAGAGAGTaaataaaacactggaaaaaataatacaaacttgATGAAAGACAAAAGCCTTCCACTTCTATTTTTCTAGTGAAGACCACCCACATATCTACTAATGAGTGCTTGAACAATGCCATCCCACGTGAAAATGGCCAAGTACCCCACAGGAGAACAAACAGGTGGAATGGCGTTCCTCTCTATGAAACAGTTTGCTGTTAAAAACCACAATTTGAAAAAGCGACATATCATTCGTTAAAATTATAGGAAAAACGCAACCTTTcagaagacaatttttaaaagggatgGCGGTAGACCAAGAGGCGAAGTGGTGTTTTGGGTGGTGTGGATGAGTCCTGCTTCTCCCCCTTTACTGCTCCCGTGTGGCAAAGGAGGAAACACGGAACGTGGCATGACCTCTTACTCTGGCTGGGAGACCTGTCACCACTGTCTCACTCCAAGAGCGACCCTCGGGGCTGCGGGGAGCTGCAGTAATCTGCCCTTCCCTGCACTGCAGAGAAGTGGTCCTAGCAACTGCCCTGAGTGTGCACCAGccggtgtgtgtgggtgtgtgtggggggggggtcccAGTAAGTGGCATCCGTGGGAATTACAGCAATGAAGGCGGACTGTGTTAAGGGCGGTGACACCAAAAGTGACAATCATGCCACCCCCACCTGCTGTACAGTAAGGGGTCCATTATTACCCATCTACAAGGACACTTTACGTTTCCTCTAATTAAAGAGACAGAAACTACCTTCATCTTGGTCCAGTCCTCCTCGTAGGGGATCCTGTCGGCCTCGTCTGTGGAGTTAAGGTATTTACTTCTGAACTCGTCGCCCACCGCCCGCAGGTGCTTGGCAAACACCATGCTCCGCCGCGTCTGGGGATGCGGAGACAGCCCAGCTGAGCGCCCCAGTCCATCTGCCCACAGGTGGGTGCCCGCTCagctcccaccccaacccctgcgACAAGCCCCTGGGGCCCTGCCAAGTCCAGAACCCAGCCCCCAAATCTAACGGAAACACCAAGGACACCAAGCTGGCGCTCAGGAGGGCCAAGCCGCGCACGGTCCGTACTCAGTCAGGGGCCATCCAGCAGGGCGACGAGGCAGCAACCGTCAGTGAGCCGGTCAGTGAGGAGGGCGCTCACGAGGACGTTAACCCACGACGGGCTCGCAGGCCAGCAGCCACGACCCTGTGCCCTCCCCTGCAGGGCCAAGCCCTGACTGAGAGTGTGACTGGCACTGTGGGGGGACCTCCTGTAGGGGGACCTGAAAGGCTAGTGGGGGGCCCACAATTCTGAGTGGCATAGAACTGTTACCTCAACAGTGACAATGATGGCAATTCATGCTTCTGAAACGACCCGCCCAGGAGGTGCCCAGGTCATGTGTCCAGGGAGCAGGGGTCTCACCTGTCCTCGCCCAGCCTAGCCCAGCTGGCTGACAGGAGGCCGCACGGCCCTGGACGGGGTGGACCCTGACCACAGAGGAGGCCTGTGGCTGCATGGGGGACGTAACTCCCTTTTCTTCGGCCTCCTGACCCATGGCCACAGGGCGTGGGCGCCCCCAGGATGCAGGCAAGCCAGTACTTCGTGGCTGAGAAGCCACGCAGGCGCCACCCTTTATCGTAGTACAGCGGGTGTACGGACAGCAGGGCCCAAACTGCGTTTTCTTGGACACGAAATGCTGTGCTTCTCCTTTAGAGAACTTAGCTGCCACAAATGACAAACCTGCAGCTCAATGAACAAACCTGGGAACCCGTGAAGATGGCAAAAAACAAGCCAATGGCGTGACAGGGCTGCCCGCAGGGCGCAGCCAGGGGGTGCCAGAGTGCACAGGGTCCCACACACTGTACGTATACAGGGCCTCTGGGAGGCGACCAGGCGGAGGGCACCCAAACCCCACGGGCGGGAGAAAACATCTGCCTTGAAGGTGAGCCCAGTGTTTTTTTAAGACAGCTGGAATTTACCTAAAaacgtttattttttttccagcacCAACACTTTCTAAGAATCAGTTTCCCCCCACATGCTAGGACCTGGGTGATACTGGGAGCAGAGGGGGCTGAGCCAATGGGACAGGGGCCCCTCACAGTGTCCCCatgtccctgccccacccctgagcctTCAGGATGCTGGCATGCAGCTCCCGTGAGGACAGCCACCCATCGCCCGCAGAGCCCCACCGGGCCAGGCCCTGGAGAGGCTGCAACAGTGTCCACCCTTGTGGCCATAGGCTTTTCCCAGGATGCGCTTCCTGCCTGTCCCACGGCAGTGAGGACTGTGCCTCTTTTCTGAAGCAGCGGCCTGAGGAGCCAGCCACTACCCACGCCACCACGTCGGTGGCACGCTGCTGCCAGGAGAGAAGCCGCTCTCCGAGCTCTGCCACCCTTCATGCACGATGGCCGTGGCATCAAGTCGCCTGGAGCCAGCGCCCCATCGGAGCAGAGATGGAGCCCTCGCGGCAGAAATACCCTACCTGTCAAAGCCGAAGAGAAATGAGCAGAAAAAGCCCTGAACGCAGCTACTGAAGGAGGCAGCAGTAAAGGACAAGCTGGTGCAGACGCGGGAGCGGCCGGCGGCCAACAGTCACCTGGGACCAGCACCCTGAGACCTGGCCACACCTGAGCGCTCACCCTGGGGCACCAGCATGAGTGTGGTGGGGAGCATTAGCGGCCATACCCGCACCCAGGGCTACTCAGAGCCTCCTGGTTTCGGTCAGCAAGGTTGAAAACAAGAGCTGTCGACGGTCTTAGACTTTCAAAAACTGAGCAAGTTAAAACACTGCAAGGCACTTCGGGACGACGCCCCGGGCAGCACTCACGTCCCAGTACTCCTTCCCTCCGTAGTGGTCATGGAGGAGGTTCTCGGCTCTGTCTAACATCACGGACCTATTTTTAAacaacaggaaaagaaagagttTAGCTTTAAAAACGATTACCTTCACAGGTTCCAGACAGCACCGTCAGCCTGGGGGCCATGAGCCAGGAGCCACCAGGGGTGAATTCTGAGAGGGTGCTAACTTTGTGGGTCACCAGGGAGCATGTGGGAAGCTATTGCTGACCCTCTAAGCAGCAGCTGCCAGGGCTCCCACACCATGTCCTGAGAGGGTTCTAATTTCTAAGTGGCTCTAAGCATTCATGGGGTCACTCCTGTCCCAGCCATGGCACCAGGGGTCACAAGCCTATTTGTGACTATggatgcaaaaaagaaaacaaacaaatcagaaaaacTTAAGAGCTTTTCACTCTGAAATCAAAGAAACACAAACTAACAGAGCAGGGATCCACTTCTCACTTACCAGCTGGGgaccccagctccctgccccggTGGCCGCGTGGGGATGAGCCCCACTGGTGCCGTGCATACGGCACACACCCCACGGCCCCAGCCACTTCTACTCTGGGTCTGAGGCTCCAATTTTCCTCCCCCACTTTTGGGCAAAAATGTTTCCTGTTTGTAACaccaaaaaccaaccaaccaaagaCCACCCCTTGGGCTGGTTCAGTTAAACCCCATACATCTGGGCAGAGACCACCGCAGAAGAACACCGTCACCCCCTGGGTCTTCCACACTGCGGGACGTCAAATGTGCACCGGAAACACAGAGCATGACTCCATTTGCGTTTAAAAGAGGGGATGTACACACCCGAACATTCGATAGAGGCAGAAAAGCTCTGGAAAGAAATGGGACTGGTGGGACAGTGCCAGCCTCCAGGGTCGGCGTGAGAAGGGCCTGCTTCACAATAAAACACAGAACTGCCCATAGAAACGTGCGTTCCATTGTGCGTGCCATTAAACCACGGCTCTGCCCCCTAGCTGTCCGGGCACGGGTACATCAGAGTGTTGCCTTTCCGTGCTGCCCTCGCTCCTAAATCGAGGGGCCTGCCCTCTGGGCACCTGTCTCCTCTTGTGCTCACTGTATTCCTACCTGTGAGACTCAGACGAGTGACTAGGAAGCTCACATGTCCACAGGTCCAAACTCCAGCCAGATCTGCTTTTGAAACCCACACATTTTTTAGTGAGGATGCTGACTCAGGACACCAGTAAAGCTGGAGCTCATAGCTGGGCCCCGCAATCCACGTTCCTACTCTTCCGTACGTGAAAATCTGGTTCCTTCAGCAGAGGTCTGCTGGCCTATGACCCACTTGCATTTTGCCTACCAGGGCCTAGCATGCCCCCTGGTGGTCCTAACGCAGAGAAAGTGGGCTGAAAGGGATGCGGAGGGGCCCTGCCTGGCGTCCTTGTGCCCCTGGTGCAAGACTATGATCCTGCTGTGACCCGCAGAGAATCAGTCGGGCCTCGGAGATGCACAAAGGCTTCCCTGAGTGTTGGCTCCCCAGGGCTCAAGGGCAGCAGTACAGCTGTCACCAGAGGCCTCCTTCATGCACCTCCTCAGGCTAAAGGCAGCTCCGAAGGGGCTCCTTATTTCAGGGTCCCATGTCCCCCAGCAACTCAACCTGCAGGAAACTTCTAAGAACATGACTGCCTGGCTGCCAAGCCCCTGTCCTGCTCCTGAGACTGTTTCACAAATCAAGCTGGTGGACTGGGGCCTTCCCAGGCACCTCTCAGCACCACCCAGTGGTGAGTGAGGGCTGATGCAGTCCAAGAGGGACCAGGCACCAGGGAGAAGTCAGCgcagggaatggggtggggggcctgaTACACTCCCAGCAGGAGAGGCCAGAAGCAGCTGCACAGAGAAGCATTTCTGGGAGAGGCTCTGGACACTTCTCTGACCTCACCAAAGTCAGGTTCAAGGGGTTTCACAGGAAAGCCTCATTTCAGAAGTGACCCAGATGGGAAGCATCACACTCCTGCACCACTGAGCCCTCAAGGCCAGCTCTGGCTGGCTGCCCCAGAACCGGCTGGCTGCCCCAGGACCCCAGCATTGCAGTGGGTCATTTCAGAACCCTGTTGGCCCTGTCTGCCCTCACCTCAGCCACACGTCCCCATTGCCACGGGAGCACTTTGCCATCACCAggacagatgaagaaaataaaacaggtgcCCCTCCTAGTCCAGCTCACCGCCTTcatccctgtcttcccctcttcACTGCCCCTTCCCAAAGGCCCCTTTTACCCCCCACTGCACCCAGCGGGGCCTCAGCCCGTCTCCATCACCTCAGACAGGGCCCCGACTGAAACAGCTATGAGTCTGACTCCACTGGCCGCCAGCTGTAGGACCAGAGGTGTGACCCTGCAGTTCAAAAGAGCGGCAGCTCCGAGGAGCACGCGCCCATGGGGAGTGCAGAAGGCACCTGCAGCACAGCCTCAGTGCCGCTGAGCCAAACTGGGGGCCTTTTCCTGGCCTTTCCCCAAGGACACACGCAGCCTCTTCCTGGATGCCAACGCCTGTCCCACCAGGCTGCGAAGTGGGTATGGGGGAGGAGACAAGGTCTAACTCTCCAGTGACCCCACACAGGTCACAGGTTCCTGGACAGAGCCACCAGGACagagcacacacatgcacacattcacAGTGTACCTGTTCACGCAAGTACATGCATGCACACCCACATGTGCACACGTGCACATACACctgcacacagccacacacattcACAGTATGCCtgttcatgcacacacacacagccacccaCATTTCAGTGTGCCCATTCACAGCACATGTGTACacccacacatgcatgcacatgcagccagtcacacacacaggcacacccatGTACATTCACACAAAtccacatgcacatacacacatgcatgaatTCACACgtgcacgtgcacacatgcacaccctcACGTACCGGCCCATCACTGAGCAGATGGTGCAGGCACCTACCGTGCTGACGTGTTTCTCAAAAGCAAAGGTGCGATGACAGACGCCGATCCTTGAACAGACAGACAGGACACGTTTAGACCCCTTGTTTCTTCGTAACCCCAAAACCATCCTCTGCAAAAGAAGAGCCACAGGAGCCCTCAGTTCAGCTTGTTTCCACAGGCAGTGGGTAACAGCTGGATGCACACACGTCACCTCGACCTCGATACGCTCAGTGTTTCTCATAGTGACAGCTCATTGGTGGCGATCAGAGGTAGGGACGTCCGTGTGAGAATTTTTGAAGACACCATCAATTTCACCTGACCCCGTGAGACCACTGACGTTCTTTCCGGGAACTGGGACAGTACAGGGACGGAAAGGCAGGGGCAGTCCAGAAGGAACCGGATGGAAACGACCCTTCATGCTTCAGTGCCAGAGCTGTGACGGGAATGGTCCCTAAAACAGAGCTCTTCTAAAGAGCTGCTGTGCCACTCAGACTGTTAAGAGCCACTGGGGCGGCAGCCTCCCACCAACAGCTCTTCTGATGGCAACTTGCAACTGTGGGGACAAGACCAACGTTTCCAGACCTGTTCAAGCGCAACAGACACTGTGGGAAAGGTAAACGTGTCTCAGGTGTTTTTAAAACAGCCGGAGGCCTCTGTGAACAGGGGACCAGGAGGCCGGGCACTGGCTGGGCGGCTGAAAGGAGACCTTCCCCTCAGGAagcaggcagcagctggcaggtggGGAGTGTGGTCACGTGGTCACATGTGCTGCTCCAGATGTGCAGTCTGAGGGATGACCTCAGACCCATCACGGGGCACGTGGAAGGCTCACCATATCATACCTGTAGTACTCGTGCTTGTCCTGCGAATACAGCAGCGGGTCGAGGCAGGGCCGGTCATCAACCTTCTCTTCCCAGGTCCCCTCTTTCCACCCTTCTGCATAACTTTGCAGGACGTACACCTGGTCGATGAAGGGCCCACCGGACTCTGGAAGAGACCACGCACTGACAGTAAACAGTAACCTAAGCACATGTGTGGCCCATGTCAGACCGCCCCTGACACACAGAATCATCACTTTATTTAAGGCCCCCTTCTTGCCAAAGACTGGAAGAAGCTTACAAAAGTGGAGCTAGCACAGAACAAATGACCTCAGGGCACAGGGTCCCTAAAGGGGGTGAGGGGGTTAGCTCGGGCTGCTGGAGCTTGTCCAGGCCTTGGCTGCTCCCATAGGCTCTTCATCACCCTGACCTCTTACAGCACCTGGGCTTGCCCTCGGCCTTAACCCTTCACTGTTCACCCCTGCACCCCCTCATGCCAGCCACAGACCCCACTCACTCCCTCATCCTCCTCTCCTGGGCTCCTCCTTGGCTGGCCTCCCTGTTGTACCTCCAGGGCATCAGCATGCTCCCTCCCTGGGGCCTCTGAACAGCAAACCCTGCCTGGACCATCCCCCTGCCACACCTGGGGCTTGCTCTTGACCCCTGTGAGGCCATTCAAACTACACTTCCCTGGATGCCTTCCCAGGCCATAGCCATCCGCCTCTCCAACACTGAGAGACCcccctcctgctttcctcctctCAGTGCACTCTTCAGCATCTCAAACGCTGCATGCTTCAGTGacttatttacttctttatttgcTGCTCCTCATTCCCCACAGGAGCTCTAGGAGAGCAGGGTCCTAGGTGCTCCTTACCCACTGCTCCCACCCACACCTTGAATGTGTCCACCACATCTGTGGTGGTCAAAGAAGATTCGTTCAAAGATGGAACGAACAAGCCAAGTGACCAGAGAGTGACAGCAAGTGAAATTCTGGTGTCTTTTGCACATCCACTCTTGCTTGGGCACTAACATCTGCATGGTGGTGGCACCTGATGCCAGAGCTCCAGGGGCTCCTCTTAAGTGAGGGGGAAGTGATGAGACACCAAGAGGCTGGTATATGGCCAGATGCTCTGCTGCATACACCCCAGCACCCCATGCTAGGATGGGCACCTGGGCCTGTCTCcctctgaagggaaggaaacagctAAGCAGAGTCAGCTAGTTGGACAGGGTAGAGGTAAAGCTGTTTGGCCCATTTCCAAGCATGTCATCTGGGGCACTcagtcctcccttcccctggcagctccagctccagggaTGGAGtctggagagcaggagggaggacaCCTGCCTCCCGTCCCCACACACTCGCAGTTTCCAGTCACTAGGCACAATCTCAAATGGCTAAGGCCCACACTGGTCCCCGTGCCCACCTGTCAGGAAACCCGCCACCCCGCTCTGCAGGAAGGTAAAGGGCAGGTTCTCTGAGAGCCTCCATAACCCTGGTTCAGACCAAGGGCGGACAGTTTCCTAGGCTAAGTCAAGTCCAATTAAATACTTGGCTACACCTTTCACCTCAGGTTGGGGGAGAAAGAGCTCCAAGAATGCTTTGTACAGCCTCAGAGTTTGCCCTTCCGAGCAGATACTCCCCATGGCATTCTCGGCCTGCCgcactcaaaaattaaaaaggaaagactaAGTAGGACTAGATGAAACAACGTACGGTTTCAAGTCTCCACCAGCACTGTGGTGGACATTACAGGTCAGCGCCACGCACGCATCATGCTTCCCTTCAGGGGAAATGACCGCTCCTGCACAGGGAGCCGAGTCCCGCTGGGACAGCCCCCTGTGGCAGCAGCGTTCTCCCAGCAGCTCTAACTGCCCTTCCCCGACTCACCAGGCTGCAATGGTTGTCAGAGGCGAGGGGGCACAGGACTCATACACTTCAGATCTGCCCCCTTATAAACACTGAGGCAAGACCAAGCCCACTGTGTAGTGTGGGAAATGGGAGGATACACGGCACCTCCGTGGAGCAAAGGCAACGACAAGGGGCGCAGTGAGAAAGCCCACTGGCCGAGCGCACGGCCTGGCCTACCGTCCACAGCagagccaccacctcacctgcaaTGAACTGCTCGTATTCAATGACAGGGATGTTTCTATTGAGACTTGGAAGATCAAAAAAGTCAGACCAGGGTATCCGGACCTGGTGAATGTCAGGGCTCTGCCAGTGGTAGAGACGGCCCCACGGGGGCAGCACCAGCACCCACTCCTCAGTCTTCAGCAGGGTCTTCAGGAGGGAGGCGATGCGGATGTAGACATCCCGGCGGAGGTTGAAACCCTCTGGGGGGTTGACATCATACAAAAGGTACCTGGCAGTAAGGAGCAGGACAACGGTGCTTCGGCAAGGAGGCTTCTGGACAGAAAACCCAGATGCACCCATGATCCACAGTTGATCGCCCACCCTGGGGCTTTCTAGTCTGTGCAATGGAGGCAGCTGCCCACCCATTTCCATCTGACCGATGACCTACAGAGCCCACAAGCAGAAGCAGCATCTGCTAAACAACTAACAATAATCCACAACTAAGCCCAGCAGTCTACAGCC contains the following coding sequences:
- the POFUT2 gene encoding GDP-fucose protein O-fucosyltransferase 2 — its product is MSALGVVCLLLGAVSWQSASASAQGEEFWPGQSAADILLGAASRRRYLLYDVNPPEGFNLRRDVYIRIASLLKTLLKTEEWVLVLPPWGRLYHWQSPDIHQVRIPWSDFFDLPSLNRNIPVIEYEQFIAESGGPFIDQVYVLQSYAEGWKEGTWEEKVDDRPCLDPLLYSQDKHEYYRGWFWGYEETRGLNVSCLSVQGSASVIAPLLLRNTSARSVMLDRAENLLHDHYGGKEYWDTRRSMVFAKHLRAVGDEFRSKYLNSTDEADRIPYEEDWTKMKVRLGSSLGGPYLGVHLRRKDFIWGHREDVPSLGGAVKRIRSLMESHGLHRVFVATDAVRTEYEELKKLLPEMVRFEPTWEELELYKDGGVAIIDQWICSHARFFIGTSVSTFSFRIHEEREILGLDPKTTYNRFCGDQEKACEQPTHWKIAY